The Planctomycetota bacterium DNA window AACGCCGACGGCGGAGCAGGCCGGCACCGGCGAAGGCGAGCAGCGACAGGGTCGTCGGCTCGGGAACGGTCACGACGAGGCCGCCGATGTCGTCCTTCTCGATCTGGGCGCTCGTGCCGGTGACGCTGGCGACTGCGAGCGTGTTGGTGACGAGCAGCTCGACCTTTGTCGCACTGCCGAAAATGCCTTCGCTGGCGAGCAGGGCGTCGACGTCGAAGGTTGTCCCACCCGAGAACGTGGCCGAGCCGGTGCCGTCGTCGGCGATGGAGAACGTGCCGCCCGACGGGTTGAACGTGAAAACCTGCTGGAACGAGAAGTCGCCCGTTGCCGCGACGCCGTCGATCTCGATGACATCGATGACCGCGACGGCGGAGACCTCTGCGGTCGCGTTGCCGGCGAGGCCCGCCAACGTGTACGAGCCGGTCTCATCGAGCTCGATGATGTCGATCACCTGGCCGCCCAGAGCCATGATCGTCGTGCCCGCGGTGCTGCTGAGGATCGACGAGTCCGGGCCGCTGCTGGAGACGTCGAAGTTGACAGGGTCAAAGTCGAGCGAGTCGCCAAAGACGTCCGGGGCACCGAAGAGCGGAAACGACGTCGGGCC harbors:
- a CDS encoding PEP-CTERM sorting domain-containing protein, with the protein product MAAPASAAIFDYGDFMGDTVMFLDTFEDTGPTSFPLFGAPDVFGDSLDFDPVNFDVSSSGPDSSILSSTAGTTIMALGGQVIDIIELDETGSYTLAGLAGNATAEVSAVAVIDVIEIDGVAATGDFSFQQVFTFNPSGGTFSIADDGTGSATFSGGTTFDVDALLASEGIFGSATKVELLVTNTLAVASVTGTSAQIEKDDIGGLVVTVPEPTTLSLLAFAGAGLLRRRR